The following is a genomic window from Bacteroidia bacterium.
TGAGACGCCTCCGAAGCGCATTAGTCGCGATTTGAGAGCAGACCGATGAGTCCGCCGATGAGCAGACCGACACCGAAAGCGCCCAGTACAGTGCTGAACGGGTGAATCTTGATATAATCTTCGGACTTGCGCAGGGCGGGATCAATATTTTCCTCACGGAGCCTGTTCATCTGCTCCCGCGCATTGCGTTGGAACTGAGAGGCTTTCGCCTTGATGCTGTCCGCGAAATCCTGCGAACGGGTATTGAGATCGTCGAAGCCCTGCGCTATGCGTTCCTTGGTTTCGAGATAGGTGGCGTACAGATCATGCAGTTTAGATTCGACGACGGCTTTCTGTTCTCCGTAGCGCTCGGAAATCAAGTCGATCAGCCCGGAGAAATTGCCTTTGATGTTGATGAGCTCTTCGTCCTTGAGCTGATCCCATTTCACGGCAACGTGACCTTTGAAGCCGTCCCATTCGTGTTCAAAGCGTGGTAAGCTCATAATTCCTCCTTGTGCTGCTTTCGGTCAATGAAACGTCTGTGATTGTCGGACCTACAATGTACGGCAACGGAAAGTCTCTGTAAAGTCAAAAAAACGGCAACAGAGTCGTCCCGAGTGTTCCGACCATCAGCCCGGGGAGACGAACCATTGCGCGGATGATCTCATTGCTGTGATGTCACTTACGAAATGGGCCGGTGACCGCCCATGTGGACTGGCAGGCACACTCAGTAAGACGGAACTTGACTGCATCACAACGACCCGCTGTCATTGACGAAATCTAAGCTGCGCGCGATGGCGCCACCGGATTTTGGAAACTATTCTTGCCGCAGAAAGTGCCGTAAGAGACGATGCATGCGAAGGTGTACTCAGCGTGGCTCTTGGAGGCAGATTGAACTTCCGTTGACCACTCGGTATATTGAAGCTCTTTCCAAACCACTTCGGAGACTTCATGATCAGGCGCATTTCCATACCGCTTCTCCTCCTCTCAACCCTGCTGTTGGGCTCGTGCAATGTGTTAAAAGAAATGCAGAAATCCATCACCAATCTCAGTCGCTGCAAATTCAAATTGGAATCCGTCAATGGCTTTTCCCTGATGGGTGTAAATCTTTCGAACAAGTCTTCTCTGTCCGATTTCAGTGTGATGGACGGAGCGAAACTTGCCGCCGGGTTCGCGCGCGGAGAGTTTCCCGCATCGTTCACATTGAATGTCGCTGCCATCAATCCCAACGACGGCACCGGTGGTACGCCGCAGACAAGCGCGACGCTCACCAGTTTCGCCTGGACACTGATACTGGACAACACGCTGACGATCAACGGCAATATCACCGATCCCATCACCATTCCGGGAACGGGTCAACAGAGCATCATTCCCCTGCAAATGAATCTGGATCTGGCGAAGTTTTTCAAGGACAAAGGTTATGAAAGCGTGGTGAATCTCGCGCTTGCGCTGGGGGGGGTGAACAGCTCGCCGTCACGCATCACCCTGAGAGCGACTCCGCGCATTCGCACATCGCTCGGGGATATTACCTACCCGGGTGCGATCGACATCATTGACAAGGAATTCAAAGCGCAGTAACAACATCGTCAGTCGGAGTGTATCGCTCGATAGAAGCCTTTTCCTCCGCATTGCATTGCCGGATGGGGTGATGCACGGTATAAACGAACAAGGGCGCGGAAATCCGCGCCCTTTGTTATGCGGTGAAGAATCACCGCAACGTTCTCATCGGAGGTGTGATTCAGCGGCTGGCCTGTGCTTCCCCCGCATCGAGCTTGACGAGGCGACGTGCACCCACATAGGTCCGGTTGTAGTAGGGATGATCCAGACTGGAAATGATGACACCGTACTTCGTGCTCGCATGCGCGAAGAGATTTTCTCCAACGTAAATACCGACATGCGAAACAGCGGCGCGGCGACGGCGGGTTTTGAAAAAGACAAGGTCGCCGACCTTTAAATCATCGCGCTTGATCGTGTCCCCGACGCGAAATTGTTCGTTCGAGCTGCGCGGTAAACGAAGTCCGAGAGCGCGGTTGTACACGGTGCCGGTAAAGGCCGAGCAGTCCAATCCACGCGTGGCATCCATACCGCCGTAACGATAGGTCAGGCCGAGCAGGTTGATGATTTCCCGCATCATTTCCGGACGGTTGATCGAGGGATTGGCCTCGAGCGCCGATTTTTCGGCATTGGCCATAGTCTGGGAAATCACCTTTTCCATGACCAACGGACTCACGGCGGGGACATCCTCGCCATCAAAGTCGTCACCCTCGGCGAGTTCGTCCTCCACTTCCTCCACATCGAGGCCGAGTTCATCCACACGCAACGACAGCGTGCTGGCTGACTGGTTCACGATCAGTCGCTTCACTTCGTCCTGATCTGCGGGAAGATCGGCGTTGAGTTTTGCCTGTTCCTTGATATTGGAGTAGGATGCGACGGTCGCGGGATCGATGAGGTCTTTAGAGGAGCGCTGTGCCTGCGGGAGCTGGTCGG
Proteins encoded in this region:
- a CDS encoding C40 family peptidase, which produces MRLTLRFPRSFILLLPLAGLLFGACSSLEPLPRFRTSSTSFAPDQLPQAQRSSKDLIDPATVASYSNIKEQAKLNADLPADQDEVKRLIVNQSASTLSLRVDELGLDVEEVEDELAEGDDFDGEDVPAVSPLVMEKVISQTMANAEKSALEANPSINRPEMMREIINLLGLTYRYGGMDATRGLDCSAFTGTVYNRALGLRLPRSSNEQFRVGDTIKRDDLKVGDLVFFKTRRRRAAVSHVGIYVGENLFAHASTKYGVIISSLDHPYYNRTYVGARRLVKLDAGEAQASR